From the Alphaproteobacteria bacterium genome, the window AGTTGATCGCCCATGTCGTGGTGGGCGGCAGAACGAAGATCGGCGCCGAAACCCGCATTTTCCCCTTCGCCTCGATCGGGCTTCAGCCGCAGGACCTGAAATACAAGGGCGAACCCAGCGAACTGATCATCGGTGAGCGCAACCAAATCCGCGAACATGTCACCATGAATCCCGGCACCGAAGGCGGGGGCATGATCACCCAGGTCGGCGACGAATGCCTTTTCATGATGAGCGCCCATGTGGCGCATGATTGCATCGTCGGCAACAACGTCATCCTGGCCAACAACGCCACCTTGGCAGGTCATGTGCAGGTTGGCGACAATGCGGTTCTGGGCGGGCTTTGCGCCGTCCATCAATTCGTGCGCATCGGCAGGCACACCATGATCGGCGGCATGAGCGGGGTCGAGAACGACGTCATTCCCTATGGCGCCGTGATGGGCAACCGCGCCTATCTGTCGGGGCTTAATCTGGTCGGGCTGAAGCGGCGCGGCTTCGCGCGCGACGACATTCACGCCCTGCGCAACGCCTACCGCGTTCTGTTCAGCCAGGAAGGCACGATGGCCGAGCGTTTGGACGACGTGGCAAATCTGTTCAAGGATGTCGGTTGCGTGATGGAAATCGTCGATTTCGTGCGCGCCGATTCCTCGCGCGCCATCTGTCGTCCGAATTGGGAGAATGTTCCCGGAACCCCCACGGCGACCTGATATGGCAACGCTGGGCATCATCGCCGGTTCCGGACGCTTGGCGGAGCTTGTGGCGAGTGCCGCACTTTCTCAAGGCAGAGACGTTTTCTTGTTGGCCCTGGAAGGGCAAGCCGATCCCGCCTTCATCGCGGCGTCGAAATTGCCGCATGCCTGGGTGCGCCTGGGCGCCGCCGGTCAGGGCTTCGACGCGTTGCGAAACGCCAAAGCGTCGGATGTGGTGATGGCGGGCGGCGTTCGCCGTCCCAGCCTGAAGGAACTGGCGCCCGATTGGCGGGCCGCCAAATTCTTTGCCCGCATCGGCCTGGGAGCACTGGGCGATGACGGCTTGCTGAAGGTGGTGATCAAGGAATTCGAGGCCGAAGGCTTCAACGTGCTGGGACCCGACGACATTCTGCAAAGCCTGTTGGCCCGCGAGGGCGCTTATGGGCGTCATGCGCCCGATGAACAAGCCTTGACCGATATCGCCCTGGGCGTTCGGGTCGCCAAGGCTCTGGGGGCCTTGGATGTCGGCCAGGCCGTGGTGGTGCAGCAAGGTTTGGTTCTGGGCCTTGAGGCGATTGAGGGAACGGCGGCGCTGATCGCGCGTTGCAAGGAGTTAAGGCGGGACGGCGAGGGCGGCGTGCTGGTCAAGACGGCCAAGCCGCAGCAGGAACGCCGGGTCGATCTGCCCAGCATCGGCCCGGATACGGTGGCGCAGGCGCATGCGGCGGGTCTGCGCGGCATCGCCGTCGAAACCTCGCGCTCGTTGGTGCTGGACGAAAGTGCTCTGATTGAAAGCGCTGACCGGCTGGGGCTGTTCGTCGTCGGCGTAACCGCATGAACCAGCCCTTGCGCTTCTTTTTGATCGCGGGCGAGCCATCGGGCGATTTTCTGGCTTCCAGACTGATGCTGGCCTTGCAGAGTGCTTCGGATGGTCGGGCCTCGTTTGCGGGCGTGGGTGGCGAGAATATGGCGGCCCAGGGGCTGCAAAGCCTGTTTCCCATCGCCGACCTGTCCGTGATGGGGCTGGTCGAGGTTCTGCCGCGTCTGCCCCTGATCTTGAAGCGCCTCGATCAAACCCTGGCCGCCATCGAACGCTTTCAGCCCCATGCCGTGATCACCGTCGATTCCTGGGGCTTTACCGGGCGCGTCGCCCGCGCCCTTTACAAGCAAGGATCGCGCATTCCCCGCATTCATTATGTGGCGCCTATGGTCTGGGCCTGGAAGGAAATCCGCGCCAAGGGGGTTGCCCGTTACGTCAATCGCCTGCTGGCCTTGTTTCCGCACGAGCTTCCCTATTTCCAGCGTCATGGGTTGGATACGATCTGCGTTGGCCATCCGGTGATCGAAAGCGGGGCCGATGCGGGCGACGCCGAGGCATTTCGCAGCCGCCACGGCATCGGGCGCGATGTGCCGCTTTTGGCCGTGCTGCCGGGCAGTCGCATGGGCGAGGTGAAGCGCCTGCTGCCGGTGTTCGAACAGGCGGTGAAACTGATCGCCAAGCGCCATCCTGGCCTGACCGTGCTGGTGCCAACGGTCGATACCGTGGCGGGGCCGGTGGCTTCGTCCGTCGCCGATTGGTCTGTTCCCACGCTGGTCCTGCGCGGCACGCAAGAAAAGTATGACGCCTTCGCGGCGGCCAGGGCGGCCATGGCGGCATCGGGCACGGTAGCGCTGGAATTGGCCATGGCGCGCCTTCCCCATGTCGTGGCCTATAAGCTGAACCCCATCACCGTGATGGCGGCCAGGAGATTGTTCAAGATACCCTATGTCAATCTGTCGAACATTTTGCTGGAACGTTTGGCGGTGCCCGAACTGCTACAGGAAGAATGCACGCCGGATCGATTGTCCGGCGAGGTGCTGGCCCTGATGGCGGATGGCGAACGGCGCCAGAGCCAGATACAGGATTTGGATGAAGCCATGCGCCGCCTGGGACTGGGAGGGTCGTCGCCCAGCCAGCGTGCGGCGCAAGCCGTTTTGGAGATGATCAAGCCATGAGCCAGTTTCGATTCCTGCACGCCATGATCCGCGTTTTCGATCTGGATGCGTCGCTCGATTTCTACACGCGCCATCTTGGCATGTCGCTGCTGCGCAAATCGGATTACCCCGAGGGACGTTTCACCCTGGCCTTCGTGGGCTATGGCGACGAGGGGGCCAACACCGTGCTGGAGCTGACGCATAATTGGGATCAGAAGGAACCCTACGCCATCGGCTCGGGCTTTGGGCATCTGGCCCTGGGGGTTGCCGATATCTACGCCGTCTGCGAGCGATTGTCGGCGGCAGGTGTCAAGATCGTTCGCGCTCCGGGTCCGATGAAGCATGGCAAAACCGTGATCGCCTTCATCGAAGACCCCGACGGCTACAAGATCGAACTGATCGAGCGGTAGGGTGGGGATTACCCGATCAAGCGGTCATAGTCGGCGTGCGACCCGACCCAGAACCAAGTGACGGCCTCGTCATCCCTAAAGCCCAGCGCCCGCCAGTGAATGCCGACACGCGCCGACCAAGTGCCATGCTTTTCGGAAACGCATTTGAAGTGCAGGCTTTGATGCCAGGGATCGCTTTGCCATAGCGCATAGGCGCGCATGGCTTGGCGCTGGGCGGCAAGCGGCAGAGCCTCGTAATGTTGCCAAAAGGTCTTGGTGGTTCTGGAAATCACCGGGCAGGGCGGTTCGAAGGATCGAAAGAAAACAGCCCGCCCCCTGCCGCCTCGGCACGCGCCTTCGCCGTCATTTCGCCCAATAAACACTGGGTTTTGGCGAAACGCTCATCCCAACCGCGCTCAATCTCCAACTCGTCAAGCAACCGCGCGGCATAAGCCTCCTGCTCGGCCTCGGGCAGTTTGGAAAGTTCGGCGATAGCCTTTTCCAGCATCTTGTTCATGGCCCGAGCATAGCCCAAACACAGGCAAAATAAAAGGGACCCCCACCTTAAAGCGCGCTACACATCTTGATGTCTCCCCCAGGGTGTGCAACTTTTTTGCCAGGGAATTCGCAGGGGCTGGCGTGATGATCGTTCGAGCTCCGGGTCCGATGAAGCATGGCAGCACCGTGATCGCCTTCATCGAAGACCCCGACGGCTACAAGATCGAACTGATCGAGCGTTAGGGTTTGCTTTTCTTGGTCTGCAGAAGCTACTTATGATGATATGTTTTATCTATTTTTAGCTGAGGAATGATCTCACACCATTTATGAAGTTTTGGCTCTGAACTATTTCTGTCATAAGTGATTGAGTAAATCCCAGGCAATTCCTCACCACGGCGATGGGCAAACATGTAATATTTACCATCATATTCGAGCGGATTAAAAATATTATCAATTTTATGATATTGTTCATTGTTTCTTGTCCAGCCAAAATTCAGCCAATCAATATTGCTTATGAAATTTGTAACTGAATCCGATTGTTTCCGTGAATTGTTTTCTTTTATAAAAACAATGTAATTTTGATTAAACCCGCATCCTCTCGATTCACTGGCACTTATTATGCCAATTTTTTCCATTCGCCCATCATTATCAATATCAGATTCCACAAACATTTTCCCAGAAGGATATATAGATTGCCTCTCCATCTCGTCTCCGTAAATATGGTAAGACTTCTCAAATTTCATGGAGCGCACTCTGTCTTCTGATGACAAAAATGGGCGATCATATTTTGAAGTTACCCATGGAAGTATTCTAACTTTATTTTCCACAAACGCTTTACACACGTCATGAATATTCTTAGAACTCTGCTTGTACTTCGTTGGGATGGTTGGCTCGAATGTACAAACAGGCCGTGCATTCTCTTTTTCAAACCACGTAATCAATTTTCCTGACCAGCCTTCATGTGTTGTCGGATGGACGACAACTGCATCTCCATCAATATTTAGCATTATTCCGTCTGAGAAATAATTGAGATCCTCATTTTCATATCCCTCTAAGTATCCGTTTTCCCCCGTTGAAAAATAATCTTCAATGTCTGTGCAATCTAAAATATGCTCAGAAAGACTGTTATGCCAGTTTAGCCGTTGTGCTTTTCTTATGTCGCAAAATCTATAGCCTGAACAAGACCCGCCAGAAATAATGGTAATAAAGTTCCTTGTTTCCCCATTTTTCTTTCTGACTGGAGTAACTCGGTAAAAGGGCTCTTCGTTGTTTTGATTCTTATGCTCTTCAAGAGCATGGTCCTTTAAGTGCCCAGCATTTGCAACTTTTAGCGCTTTTTTGCAAATCGCATCGGCCTTAGCGTCAGAAGGTGCCCAAAGATCGATTTGAAATTGAGGGTCTCTTAGCTGTTCAATCTTTCCAGACAGAAAAAGTTCTCTGCTTCTAGTCCAGTTTCCGATGCAATCTATATTGCCTTTGCACTTCACTTCGCGATTATTTAGCCACACTCGCTGAGCGTTAAGTTGTCGGCTTTGTGCTGCGGGATTGATGAGCGAAATCAATTTGCGATATTCCTTGCTCATTCTTGCATCAAGGAATCCCAGAATATCCGTATCGCAAATGGTTTTCTCTGTTTCTGTATGCGCTTTGTCACAGTCAAACCCAGGCTGATCTGCGATAGCCGAAAAAGAGAAAGCCTGTAAGCACACAATACAACCTAGTATAAATCGCATGTCCTTCTCCAACACGTGCTGCATTCCGCAATAATACATGTAACAATTGGAGTTTCCCATTATATAAGGACTTGATAATGCTAGCGTACGGACCAAGTCTTGATTGTTTCTTGTTTTCTTGAATCACGGACAAAGCTTCCGAAAGGTTTTAGCTTCAGGCGTATGTGATCCGGCAAGCAGACTTGTACTGTTTGATAAGCTCGTTTCAAACTCTAGCCGATGGCCCTAGAGAGTCAACAGGCATTTCTCGTATTAAGATATGCGCAGAACATAGCTTATGCATCGGTTGATTTGCATCAGCACCAATACGCGCGCTACCCGGAAACGCTCGCAGGCGGTTCTCAGGATATGATCGAGGACGTGTTGAATCACGCGGCGCGGACGCGGCCTTCGTCGTCGGCTAAGGCATTCCGCCGTTTGCCCAAATCGCCGACAAGGCCAGCAGCGCGATCAGGCACAAGGCCATGACGCGTTTGATTTGATGGCCGCTTCCCGCGCGGTTGTCGTTGGCGGGTTTCTTGAAGATGTGCTGAAAGGCCGGGGGGCGTCTTGCCCCCCGTCCCGGTTGTTGGCCATGGCGTTTGAAATTGCTCATGGCCCGATGGTTACTTGCGCTGATCCAGGGGAACGAACTTGCGCTTGGGTGCGCCCACATACAACTGGCGCGGACGCCCGATCTTCTGGTCGGTGTCCTCGATCATTTCGTTCCATTGCGACACCCAACCCACCGTGCGCGCCAGCGCGAACAGGCTGGTGAACATGCTGGTGGGAATGCCCATGGCGCGGAAGATGATGCCCGAATAGAAATCGACGTTCGGGTACAGCTTCTTCGAGATGAAATAATCGTCCGACAGGGCGATGCGTTCCAACTCCATGGCCAGCTTCAAAAGCGGGTCGTCATGCATGTCCAACTCGTCCAAAACTTCCTTGCAGGTCTTCTGCATGATCTTGGCGCGGGGGTCGTAATTCTTGTAGACGCGGTGGCCGAATCCCATCAGGCGGAAATTGTCGTCCTTGTCCTTGGCGCGTTTGATGTATTCGTTGATGTGATCGACCGAGCCGATTTGCTGCAGCATGCCCAGCACGGCTTCGTTGGCGCCGCCATGGGCTGGCCCCCACAAGGACGCGATGCCGGCCGCGATGCAGGCGAACGGGTTGGCGCCCGACGATCCGGCCAAGCGCACTGTCGATGTCGAGGCGTTCTGCTCGTGATCGGCGTGCAAGATCAAGATGCGGTCCATGGCCTTGGACAGGACGGGGCTGACCACATAATCCTCGCAAGGATTGGCGAACATCATGTGCAGGAAATTCTCGGCATAGCCCAGCGCGTTCTTGGGATACATGAAAGGCTGGCCCAGCGAGTATTTATAGGCCCAGGCGATGACGGTCGGCATCTTGGCGATCAAGCGGTGCTGCGCGATCATGCGGTCGCGCGGATTGTTGATGTCGATGCTGTCGTGATAGAAGGCGGCCATCGATCCCACCACGGCGCACAGCACGGCCATGGGGTGCGAATCGCGCCTGAATCCGCGATAGAAGAAGTTGATCTGCTCGTTCACCATCGTGTGGTTGGTGATGGTCTTCACGAACTTCTTCTTTTCACCCTCGTTGGGCAGTTCGCCCTTCAGCAAAAGATAGGCGACTTCCATGAAGTCGGAATGTTCGGCCAACTCTTCAATCGGATAGCCGCGATGCAACAGCACGCCTTCATCGCCATCGATGTAGGTGATGGTCGATTTGCAGCTGCCTGTCGAGGTGAAGCCCGGATCGTAGGTGAAAAGATCCATCTGGCTGTAAAGCGAACGGATGTCGATCACCTTGGGTCCGACGGTTCCCGAGTGGAGAGGGAACTCCACCTGCTTTCCATTCGAATTGTTGGTGACTGTGACGGTTTCTTTTGCGCTGGTGCTCATCTTTTTTTCCCTCTTCATGGGGGTGGAAGTTTAGGTGGCTTCACGGACTGCTTTAATGGCTGAGACAAAACGGTTTTGACAAAGATTTGCCCCCAGGATCTCCATGACCTCGAAAATCGGCGGCGAGGTGGTGGAACCGGTCAGGGCGGCGCGCAAGGGCTGGGCCAGATCTCCCAGCTTCATGCCGGTTTCTTCCGAATAATTGCGGGCCAGGGCTTCGATGCCCGCACGGTCGAACGACGGCAGGTCATAGGCCTTGGACAGGAACGCATCCATCTGAAGCGCTCGGTCATTGTCCAAAAGAGGTTGCATGGCCTTGATCGCCTTGGCGTCCAGATTGGGTCTTTCGGCGTAGAAGCGGGCACTCTCCGCCAGTTCGACCAAGGTTTTAGCGCGCTCCTTCAAGCCTTCCATGCCCTTGGTCAATCGCTCGCTTTCTTCAGGCGAAAGTTGGCGACCCAGGCTTTTCTCGATCAGGGGCGCGACTTCCATGGCCAAGCGGGCATCGCTGGCTTGGCGCAGGTAATGCGCGTTCAGGCTAGATAGCTTGGTCATGTCGAAACGCGCGGGCGAACGGCCGACATTCTCCAGATTGAACCAGGAAACGGCTTGTTCGGTGGAAATGATTTCGTCGTCGCCATGGCTCCAGCCCAGGCGCAACAGGTAATTGCGCATCGCTTCGGGCAAGAATCCCATGTCGCGATAGGCTTCCACGCCCAAGGCTCCGTGCCGCTTGGACAATTTGGCGCCGTCGGGTCCGTGGATCAGCGGGATATGGCCGAAAGACGGCGCCGTCCAACCCATCGCATTGTAGATTTGCATCTGGCGGAAGGTGTTGGTCAGATGGTCGTCGCCGCGAATGACATGCGTGACGTTCATGTCGTGATCGTCCACCACCACGGAAAGCATGTAAGTGGGCGTTCCATCAGCGCGCAGCAGCACCATGTCGTCCAACTGGGCGTTGGCCACCTTCACTTCGTCTTGCACTAGATCGGCGACGATCGTCTCGCCTTCCTTGGGCGCCTTGATGCGGATGACCGGCGGAACGTCCTTGGGCGCGTCGGCCGGATCGCGGTCGCGCCAACGTCCGTCATAGCCCATGGGCCGACCTTCGGCCTTGGCCTGTTCGCGCATCAAGGCCAGTTCTTCTTGCGAGCAATAGCAGCGATAGGCCTTGCCCTCGGCCAGCAGTTGACGCGCCACTTCGGCATGGCGTTCGGCCCGCGAGAATTGCATGACGGCGTCGCCGTCCCAATCCAGGCCCAGCCATTTCAGCCCTTCGAAAATCTTGTTGACCGCATCGTCGGTCGAGCGCGCGCGGTCGGTGTCTTCGATGCGCAGCTTGAACTGTCCGCCATGTCGTCTGGCGAACAGCCAGGAAAACAGCGCGGTGCGAGCACCACCGATATGCAGATATCCGGTCGGAGAGGGGGCGAAGCGGGTAATGACCTCTGACATTGAAATAGATCGGTTCCTTCCTAGGGTCCATAATCAGCCGGGCTGGCGGGGGAGGGTACCCCTCCCTTGGGGTGGCTTTGACCTCACCCGAAGATATCTCTAGCACATTCATTGAGCGGTTGCAGCATGAGCCTTGAGGGAGATCGCACAAGTTCTACACCCAGCAAATGGGAAGCGCATAACGTCGCGGCAAGGCGGGGTTGGGAACTTGTTCTGCAGCCTTTTCTGGCCGAACGCGAGCGCTGGCCCCTCTGGTTGCCCGTTCTGAGCGGCTTTGGAATTAGTCTCTATTTCGCATCTGCGGTTGAAATCGGCCTGACCGCCCTAATTGTCTCGTTTTTTGCTGTAGTATCCTTGGCCTTTGGCTTGCGCAAATGGGCGAGCGCCCTGATCCCCCTGGCGGTCGCCGGGGCGCTGCTGGCGGGTTATGCCGCCGCCGCCATTCGCAGCCAGATCGTGGCGGCACCGGTCCTGGAACGGCCCCTGAACATGGCGCTGGTTTCGGGCGTGGTGGCTCATGTCGAGCCGCTTGAGCATGACGGGGCGCGGGTGATCCTTGAACGCTTGTCTTTCGAGAACAGGACTATCCAGGCCGTTCCCCAGCGTATCCGCCTTCGCCTGCCGCTCAAGGCCCCCTTGATCGCTCCCGGCGACCGTATTCGGCTTTACGCCAGCCTGATGCCGCCCACGGGTCCCGTCATCCCGGGCGGCTTCGATTTCGCCCGCCAGGCTTGGTTTCAGAGATTGGGGGCCATCGGTTATGGCATGGGGCAGGTCGAGATTCTGGACGGGGTGGATGACGAGGCCGGTTTTATCGATGGGCTTGCCAAATCGATAGCGCGGCTTCGCCTGCACATCACGAAGCGCATCCAAAGCGAATTGCCGGGAGACAGCGGGGCGGTGGCGTCGGCCCTGATCACGGGCGGCGAGCGCGCCATTTCAAGGCCGCTGCTGGATGCCTATCGCGATTCGGGTCTTGCCCATATCTTAAGCGTCTCCGGCTTGCATATGTCGCTGGTGGCCGGGCTGGTCTTCGTGGGGTTGCGCGCCTTGCTGGCCCTGATCGGCCCCTTGGCGCTCAATTACCCGATCAAGAAATGGACGGCGGTGGGAGCGGCGCTGGCGACACTTTTCTATCTGTTTCTGTCGGGTGCGATGGTGCCCACCCAGCGCAGTTTTTTGATGACGGGCATTGTATTGTTGGGGGTGGTTCTGGATCGCCAAGCCATATCGATGCGCTTGGTCGCCTGGGCGGCGCTGGCCATCTTGCTGACCCAGCCCGAAAGTCTGACGGGTGCTAGTTTTCAGATGAGCTTTGCCGCCGTTCTGGCTTTGGTGGCGGTCTATGAAATCGCCCAGGCGCCGGTTGCGGATTGGCGTCGCCAGAAAGGCGGCTGGTGGCGCGGCGTCGTTCTTTACGTGGCGCTGCTAGCAATGTCGTCGCTGGTCGCCAGCTTCGCCACCGCCCCATTTTCGGCCCATCACTTCAACCGCTTCAATCCCTATGGTCTGGCATCGAACATGTTGGCGGTGCCCTTGTCGGGCGTGCTGGTCATGCCTGCCGCCCTGGCTTCTGTCTTGCTGATGCCGTTGGGTCTGGAACGATTGGCCCTGATTCCCATGGGTTGGGGCGTCGACATGATCAACGCCATCGCCTACGAAACCT encodes:
- the lpxA gene encoding acyl-ACP--UDP-N-acetylglucosamine O-acyltransferase, producing the protein MTNIHPSAVVDPKAKLAEGVSIGPFCVVGPDVELGRGVELIAHVVVGGRTKIGAETRIFPFASIGLQPQDLKYKGEPSELIIGERNQIREHVTMNPGTEGGGMITQVGDECLFMMSAHVAHDCIVGNNVILANNATLAGHVQVGDNAVLGGLCAVHQFVRIGRHTMIGGMSGVENDVIPYGAVMGNRAYLSGLNLVGLKRRGFARDDIHALRNAYRVLFSQEGTMAERLDDVANLFKDVGCVMEIVDFVRADSSRAICRPNWENVPGTPTAT
- the lpxI gene encoding UDP-2,3-diacylglucosamine diphosphatase LpxI (LpxI, functionally equivalent to LpxH, replaces it in LPS biosynthesis in a minority of bacteria.), whose translation is MATLGIIAGSGRLAELVASAALSQGRDVFLLALEGQADPAFIAASKLPHAWVRLGAAGQGFDALRNAKASDVVMAGGVRRPSLKELAPDWRAAKFFARIGLGALGDDGLLKVVIKEFEAEGFNVLGPDDILQSLLAREGAYGRHAPDEQALTDIALGVRVAKALGALDVGQAVVVQQGLVLGLEAIEGTAALIARCKELRRDGEGGVLVKTAKPQQERRVDLPSIGPDTVAQAHAAGLRGIAVETSRSLVLDESALIESADRLGLFVVGVTA
- the lpxB gene encoding lipid-A-disaccharide synthase; translated protein: MNQPLRFFLIAGEPSGDFLASRLMLALQSASDGRASFAGVGGENMAAQGLQSLFPIADLSVMGLVEVLPRLPLILKRLDQTLAAIERFQPHAVITVDSWGFTGRVARALYKQGSRIPRIHYVAPMVWAWKEIRAKGVARYVNRLLALFPHELPYFQRHGLDTICVGHPVIESGADAGDAEAFRSRHGIGRDVPLLAVLPGSRMGEVKRLLPVFEQAVKLIAKRHPGLTVLVPTVDTVAGPVASSVADWSVPTLVLRGTQEKYDAFAAARAAMAASGTVALELAMARLPHVVAYKLNPITVMAARRLFKIPYVNLSNILLERLAVPELLQEECTPDRLSGEVLALMADGERRQSQIQDLDEAMRRLGLGGSSPSQRAAQAVLEMIKP
- the gloA gene encoding lactoylglutathione lyase, yielding MSQFRFLHAMIRVFDLDASLDFYTRHLGMSLLRKSDYPEGRFTLAFVGYGDEGANTVLELTHNWDQKEPYAIGSGFGHLALGVADIYAVCERLSAAGVKIVRAPGPMKHGKTVIAFIEDPDGYKIELIER
- a CDS encoding DUF1311 domain-containing protein, with protein sequence MQHVLEKDMRFILGCIVCLQAFSFSAIADQPGFDCDKAHTETEKTICDTDILGFLDARMSKEYRKLISLINPAAQSRQLNAQRVWLNNREVKCKGNIDCIGNWTRSRELFLSGKIEQLRDPQFQIDLWAPSDAKADAICKKALKVANAGHLKDHALEEHKNQNNEEPFYRVTPVRKKNGETRNFITIISGGSCSGYRFCDIRKAQRLNWHNSLSEHILDCTDIEDYFSTGENGYLEGYENEDLNYFSDGIMLNIDGDAVVVHPTTHEGWSGKLITWFEKENARPVCTFEPTIPTKYKQSSKNIHDVCKAFVENKVRILPWVTSKYDRPFLSSEDRVRSMKFEKSYHIYGDEMERQSIYPSGKMFVESDIDNDGRMEKIGIISASESRGCGFNQNYIVFIKENNSRKQSDSVTNFISNIDWLNFGWTRNNEQYHKIDNIFNPLEYDGKYYMFAHRRGEELPGIYSITYDRNSSEPKLHKWCEIIPQLKIDKTYHHK
- the gltA gene encoding citrate (Si)-synthase, with protein sequence MSTSAKETVTVTNNSNGKQVEFPLHSGTVGPKVIDIRSLYSQMDLFTYDPGFTSTGSCKSTITYIDGDEGVLLHRGYPIEELAEHSDFMEVAYLLLKGELPNEGEKKKFVKTITNHTMVNEQINFFYRGFRRDSHPMAVLCAVVGSMAAFYHDSIDINNPRDRMIAQHRLIAKMPTVIAWAYKYSLGQPFMYPKNALGYAENFLHMMFANPCEDYVVSPVLSKAMDRILILHADHEQNASTSTVRLAGSSGANPFACIAAGIASLWGPAHGGANEAVLGMLQQIGSVDHINEYIKRAKDKDDNFRLMGFGHRVYKNYDPRAKIMQKTCKEVLDELDMHDDPLLKLAMELERIALSDDYFISKKLYPNVDFYSGIIFRAMGIPTSMFTSLFALARTVGWVSQWNEMIEDTDQKIGRPRQLYVGAPKRKFVPLDQRK
- a CDS encoding glutamate--tRNA ligase; the protein is MSEVITRFAPSPTGYLHIGGARTALFSWLFARRHGGQFKLRIEDTDRARSTDDAVNKIFEGLKWLGLDWDGDAVMQFSRAERHAEVARQLLAEGKAYRCYCSQEELALMREQAKAEGRPMGYDGRWRDRDPADAPKDVPPVIRIKAPKEGETIVADLVQDEVKVANAQLDDMVLLRADGTPTYMLSVVVDDHDMNVTHVIRGDDHLTNTFRQMQIYNAMGWTAPSFGHIPLIHGPDGAKLSKRHGALGVEAYRDMGFLPEAMRNYLLRLGWSHGDDEIISTEQAVSWFNLENVGRSPARFDMTKLSSLNAHYLRQASDARLAMEVAPLIEKSLGRQLSPEESERLTKGMEGLKERAKTLVELAESARFYAERPNLDAKAIKAMQPLLDNDRALQMDAFLSKAYDLPSFDRAGIEALARNYSEETGMKLGDLAQPLRAALTGSTTSPPIFEVMEILGANLCQNRFVSAIKAVREAT
- a CDS encoding ComEC/Rec2 family competence protein, with product MAFGLRKWASALIPLAVAGALLAGYAAAAIRSQIVAAPVLERPLNMALVSGVVAHVEPLEHDGARVILERLSFENRTIQAVPQRIRLRLPLKAPLIAPGDRIRLYASLMPPTGPVIPGGFDFARQAWFQRLGAIGYGMGQVEILDGVDDEAGFIDGLAKSIARLRLHITKRIQSELPGDSGAVASALITGGERAISRPLLDAYRDSGLAHILSVSGLHMSLVAGLVFVGLRALLALIGPLALNYPIKKWTAVGAALATLFYLFLSGAMVPTQRSFLMTGIVLLGVVLDRQAISMRLVAWAALAILLTQPESLTGASFQMSFAAVLALVAVYEIAQAPVADWRRQKGGWWRGVVLYVALLAMSSLVASFATAPFSAHHFNRFNPYGLASNMLAVPLSGVLVMPAALASVLLMPLGLERLALIPMGWGVDMINAIAYETSSWPGAGLSVPSFSQTGFAALIVGGLWLLLMRKAWRFLGLLGICFGLSTAVFARLPDLLVDGGGGLAAIRLEDGRMLVTPGKQEPITRQAWQRYLAIDGEAEFFADGAAEGKMRCDSLGCRIDVKEVALALTHRPEALAEDCASADLLVAPFTLPKGSCQGPAVIDRRQRLANGPHAVWLEQGKILRVETVREKRGDHPWALEKGNKPRPDKPDKAETNSLAEPPDSDPPNVKQEDSL